The following proteins come from a genomic window of Sulfitobacter indolifex:
- a CDS encoding DUF2484 family protein — MTLVWLSILWVFAAVTVAMLPLRSQYLPGVMLLIAAPALIIAIGMTYSWALAMLALLAFLSMFRNPLRYLWARLRGRKPELPK; from the coding sequence GTGACGTTGGTCTGGCTGTCGATCCTCTGGGTCTTCGCCGCCGTGACCGTGGCCATGCTGCCTCTGCGTTCCCAGTATCTGCCGGGGGTGATGTTGCTGATCGCAGCCCCGGCTTTGATCATCGCCATCGGAATGACCTATTCATGGGCCTTGGCGATGCTGGCGCTTTTGGCGTTCCTGTCAATGTTTCGTAATCCGCTGCGCTATCTTTGGGCGCGGTTGCGGGGCCGGAAGCCGGAGCTGCCGAAATGA
- a CDS encoding DUF2484 family protein, whose product MSLSLILACFWFVIANVLAMTPSKDFHWRSAYMLIAAGIPIVGFVTAQHGPWLGLLVLAGGCSVLRWPVIYFARWLRRGAGRVKGPAE is encoded by the coding sequence ATGAGCCTTTCTCTCATCCTCGCCTGTTTTTGGTTCGTGATTGCGAATGTTCTGGCCATGACGCCGAGCAAGGATTTTCACTGGCGCAGCGCCTATATGCTGATCGCAGCCGGCATTCCAATCGTTGGCTTTGTCACCGCGCAGCATGGTCCGTGGCTGGGCCTGTTGGTGCTGGCGGGGGGCTGTTCGGTGCTGCGTTGGCCCGTGATCTATTTCGCGCGCTGGTTGCGCCGTGGCGCAGGGCGGGTCAAAGGGCCGGCAGAATGA
- the murB gene encoding UDP-N-acetylmuramate dehydrogenase, with the protein MNTLNIPDLRGRLTPNRDLSDLTWLRVGGPADYLFQPADIEDLCLFMRRLPQAVSVFPMGVGSNLIVRDGGLRAVVIRLGRGFNGIEIEDDRVTAGAAALDAHVARKAADAGLDLTFLRTIPGSIGGALRMNAGCYGTYTADHFVSAQAVTRAGEVVTLTADDLNFRYRQSDLSPGAVLIGATFAPPKGEPEALHARMEEQLAKRDETQPTKDRSAGSTFRNPAGFSSTGKADDVHDLKAWKVIDDAGMRGATVGGAQMSPKHSNFLINTGDATANDLETLGEEVRKKVYALSGIGLEWEIMRIGEKLGDPVSQG; encoded by the coding sequence ATGAATACGCTGAATATCCCCGACCTGCGCGGCAGGCTGACCCCGAACCGCGATCTGAGCGACCTGACATGGCTGCGCGTTGGCGGCCCTGCGGATTATCTGTTCCAACCTGCCGATATTGAGGATCTGTGCCTCTTCATGCGCCGTTTGCCGCAAGCGGTGTCGGTTTTCCCGATGGGGGTGGGCAGCAATTTGATCGTGCGCGACGGCGGGCTTCGGGCTGTGGTGATCCGGTTGGGCCGTGGCTTCAACGGGATCGAGATTGAGGATGATCGGGTGACCGCAGGGGCGGCAGCGCTGGATGCCCATGTGGCGCGCAAAGCAGCTGACGCGGGGCTGGACCTCACTTTTTTACGCACCATCCCCGGCAGCATCGGCGGAGCATTGCGCATGAATGCAGGCTGTTATGGCACCTACACGGCGGATCATTTCGTCTCGGCTCAGGCCGTGACCCGCGCGGGCGAGGTGGTAACCCTCACCGCCGATGACCTCAATTTCCGCTATCGGCAGTCTGATCTGTCGCCCGGCGCGGTGCTGATCGGCGCGACTTTTGCACCGCCCAAGGGGGAGCCCGAGGCGCTGCATGCGCGGATGGAAGAGCAGCTCGCCAAACGCGATGAGACCCAACCCACTAAGGACCGTAGCGCCGGATCGACCTTCCGTAATCCGGCGGGGTTCTCCTCGACCGGGAAGGCAGATGATGTGCACGACCTAAAGGCGTGGAAGGTGATCGACGACGCCGGAATGCGCGGGGCCACCGTTGGCGGCGCACAGATGAGCCCGAAACACTCCAACTTCCTCATCAACACCGGAGACGCCACCGCCAATGATCTCGAAACCTTAGGCGAAGAGGTGCGAAAAAAGGTTTACGCTTTAAGCGGTATAGGGCTAGAATGGGAAATTATGCGCATCGGTGAAAAATTGGGTGATCCGGTGTCGCAGGGCTGA
- a CDS encoding D-alanine--D-alanine ligase has protein sequence MGKSSGQTPTVAVLMGGPSAEREVSLSSGRACAAALREHGGYNVIEVEADRDLAAVLTDLKPYAVLNCLHGRWGEDGSVQGLLEWLHIPYTHSGVLASALAMDKQRSKDVFRHAGLPVLESIIAPKADVMASHVMAPPYVVKPNNEGSSVGVYLVAEENNGPPQLSEDMPAEVMVETFAPGRELTTTVMGDRALGVTDIITTGWYDYDAKYKPGGSRHVVPADLPQEITDLCFDYARRAHEALGCKGVSRTDFRWDAARGAEGLILLETNTQPGMTATSLSPEQAVACGISFPELCAWMVEDASCDR, from the coding sequence GTGGGTAAGTCGAGCGGACAGACCCCGACAGTGGCGGTATTAATGGGCGGCCCCTCGGCTGAGCGTGAGGTGTCCTTGTCCAGTGGGCGTGCATGCGCCGCTGCCTTGCGGGAACATGGCGGATATAACGTGATCGAGGTCGAAGCCGACCGCGACCTCGCTGCTGTTTTGACCGACCTCAAGCCCTATGCCGTTTTGAATTGTCTGCATGGTCGTTGGGGCGAAGATGGCAGTGTGCAGGGGCTGCTTGAGTGGCTCCATATCCCTTACACGCATTCTGGTGTGCTGGCTTCGGCGCTGGCAATGGACAAGCAACGCTCCAAGGATGTGTTCCGCCACGCGGGGCTGCCGGTGCTGGAAAGCATCATCGCGCCCAAAGCCGATGTCATGGCAAGCCATGTGATGGCGCCGCCCTATGTGGTCAAACCCAATAACGAAGGCTCCTCGGTCGGCGTTTATTTGGTGGCCGAGGAAAACAACGGCCCGCCGCAACTCTCGGAAGATATGCCTGCCGAGGTGATGGTTGAAACCTTCGCGCCGGGGCGCGAGCTGACCACCACCGTTATGGGCGACCGCGCGCTGGGGGTAACGGATATCATCACCACCGGTTGGTACGACTACGACGCAAAGTATAAGCCCGGCGGCTCGCGCCATGTGGTGCCCGCCGATTTGCCGCAAGAGATTACCGACCTGTGTTTCGACTATGCCCGCCGCGCCCATGAGGCGCTTGGCTGCAAGGGCGTCAGCCGGACCGATTTCCGCTGGGACGCGGCGCGGGGTGCCGAGGGGTTGATCCTGCTTGAGACCAACACCCAGCCCGGCATGACGGCCACCTCGCTTTCGCCTGAACAGGCCGTCGCCTGCGGCATTTCATTCCCTGAGCTATGCGCTTGGATGGTGGAGGATGCATCATGCGATCGCTGA
- a CDS encoding cell division protein FtsQ/DivIB: MRSLIRRRPETGKADPAPSRWSWRMQRLMLTPGFRFALRVGLPFTLSLLVGTIYMADEERRGTVVQAIADVRSSIQERPEFMVKLMAIDGGSDMLSTEIRTAVPLEFPLSSFDLDLPQIREKITDLDGVKQANVRIRPGGVLQIDVTPRVPVAVWRDETGLALVDNTGAHVARINARRDHADLPLIAGAGAAKEVPEALKLIAAANVLGDRLRGLVRVGGRRWDVVLDRDQTIMLPEENALQALERVIALEGAQEVLTRDVARVDMRLAARPTVRMNEDATREWWHIRQLSGQ, encoded by the coding sequence ATGCGATCGCTGATCCGCCGCCGCCCTGAAACAGGCAAGGCCGATCCCGCCCCATCGCGGTGGTCGTGGCGCATGCAGCGGCTGATGCTGACGCCGGGCTTTCGCTTTGCTTTGCGCGTGGGGCTGCCCTTCACGCTAAGCCTGCTGGTCGGCACGATCTATATGGCGGATGAAGAGCGGCGCGGCACCGTGGTGCAGGCCATCGCCGACGTGCGCTCAAGCATCCAAGAGCGGCCCGAGTTCATGGTCAAGCTGATGGCCATCGATGGCGGCAGCGATATGCTGTCGACGGAAATTCGCACGGCTGTGCCGCTGGAGTTCCCGCTCTCGTCCTTTGACCTTGATCTGCCGCAAATCCGCGAAAAAATCACCGATCTCGACGGGGTCAAACAGGCCAATGTCCGCATCCGCCCTGGTGGCGTGTTGCAAATCGACGTCACGCCGCGTGTGCCCGTGGCCGTCTGGCGCGATGAGACGGGGCTGGCGCTGGTGGACAATACCGGCGCGCATGTGGCACGGATTAACGCGCGCCGCGACCATGCCGATCTGCCCTTGATCGCCGGGGCGGGGGCCGCCAAAGAGGTGCCCGAAGCGCTCAAGCTGATCGCCGCAGCCAATGTACTGGGCGACCGTTTGCGCGGCTTGGTCCGTGTTGGTGGCCGCCGTTGGGATGTGGTGCTGGACCGCGATCAGACGATCATGTTGCCCGAAGAAAACGCGCTGCAAGCGCTGGAACGGGTGATCGCGCTGGAAGGCGCACAAGAAGTCCTTACGCGGGATGTGGCGCGTGTGGACATGAGGTTGGCGGCAAGACCGACCGTAAGAATGAACGAAGATGCCACCCGCGAATGGTGGCACATCAGGCAGCTTTCCGGCCAGTAA
- the ftsA gene encoding cell division protein FtsA has protein sequence MMDLYDSQRSMRHMRKMAIQRGVVAILDVGSSKIACLVLRFDGITHDGENGDIGSLAGQSGFRVIGAATTRSRGVRFGEICAMGETERAIRTALQAAQKMAGIRVDHVIACFSGGEPRSYGLDAQVELEGQSVSEQDVARVLADCDVPEYGEGREVLHAQPVNFALDHRSGLADPRGQLGNSLSVDMHMLTVDADTVQHLAHCIKRCDLELAGIASSSYASGISALVEDEQELGAACIDFGGGTTGVSIFIKKHMIYADTVRMGGDHVTSDISMGLQVPMANAERIKTFYGGVHATGMDDRDMIEIGGETGDYEHDRRTASRAELIGIMRPRVEEILEEVRVRLDAAGFDHLPSQQIVLTGAGSQIPGLDGLASKILGQQVRLGRPLRVHGLPQAATGPGFASSVGLALFAAHPQDEWWDFDIPADRYPSRSLKRAVKWFRDNW, from the coding sequence ATGATGGACCTATACGACAGTCAGCGTTCGATGCGGCACATGCGCAAAATGGCGATCCAACGTGGGGTGGTTGCCATTCTGGATGTTGGCAGCTCCAAAATTGCCTGTCTGGTGTTGCGTTTTGACGGCATTACCCATGACGGAGAGAACGGTGACATCGGCTCACTGGCCGGGCAGTCGGGCTTCCGGGTCATCGGGGCTGCGACCACCCGCTCGCGTGGGGTTCGATTTGGCGAGATTTGCGCCATGGGCGAGACCGAGCGTGCGATCCGTACCGCGCTTCAGGCCGCACAGAAAATGGCCGGTATCCGCGTCGATCACGTCATCGCCTGTTTCTCGGGCGGGGAGCCGCGCAGCTATGGCTTGGATGCGCAAGTCGAACTTGAAGGGCAGTCGGTTTCCGAACAGGACGTGGCGCGCGTCCTTGCGGATTGCGATGTGCCTGAGTACGGCGAGGGCCGCGAGGTGCTGCACGCACAACCGGTGAACTTTGCGCTGGATCACCGCAGCGGTCTGGCCGATCCGCGTGGCCAGTTGGGCAACAGCCTGTCGGTGGACATGCATATGCTGACCGTCGATGCTGATACGGTGCAGCATCTGGCGCATTGCATCAAACGCTGCGATCTTGAATTGGCAGGCATTGCGTCTTCCTCCTATGCCTCGGGTATCTCGGCACTGGTTGAGGACGAGCAGGAACTCGGCGCGGCCTGTATCGACTTTGGCGGTGGCACCACCGGCGTGTCGATCTTCATCAAGAAACACATGATCTATGCCGATACCGTCCGTATGGGCGGCGATCACGTTACCTCGGACATCTCCATGGGTCTGCAAGTGCCGATGGCCAATGCCGAGCGGATCAAGACCTTCTACGGCGGCGTGCATGCGACGGGCATGGACGACCGCGACATGATCGAGATTGGCGGCGAGACGGGCGACTATGAGCACGACCGCCGTACCGCCAGCCGGGCTGAATTGATCGGCATTATGCGCCCGCGCGTTGAAGAGATCCTAGAAGAAGTCCGCGTTCGGCTGGATGCTGCCGGTTTCGACCACCTGCCAAGCCAACAGATTGTACTTACTGGCGCAGGCAGCCAGATACCGGGGCTTGATGGGCTTGCCAGCAAGATCCTTGGCCAGCAGGTCCGTCTGGGCCGTCCGCTGCGCGTGCATGGGCTGCCACAGGCGGCGACGGGGCCGGGCTTTGCCAGCTCGGTGGGCCTCGCGCTCTTTGCGGCGCACCCACAGGACGAGTGGTGGGATTTCGACATCCCCGCCGACCGCTACCCGTCCCGGTCGCTCAAACGCGCCGTCAAATGGTTCAGAGACAACTGGTGA
- the ftsZ gene encoding cell division protein FtsZ translates to MTLNLSMPGQDDLKPRITVFGVGGAGGNAVNNMIEKQLDGVDFVVANTDAQALQQAQAENRVQLGIKVTEGLGAGARASVGAAAAEESIEQIVDHLAGAHMCFITAGMGGGTGTGAAPIIAQAARELGVLTVGVVTKPFQFEGAKRMRQAEEGVETLQKVVDTLIIIPNQNLFRLANEKTTFTEAFSLADDVLYQGVKGVTDLMVRPGLINLDFADVRAVMDEMGKAMMGTGEAEGEDRAIQAAEKAIANPLLDEISLRGAKGVLINITGGHDLTLFELDEAANRIREEVDPEANIIVGSTLDESLGGLMRVSVVATGIDATDVNTEMPVPRRSMSQPLRQNVSVDDVAQVSAAQAPVAAPVAAEMKQEVEQAALFQDLQPTQREQDRYEEESVVEDDDGLPAPAYQPEVAAFEPRQEETIEAQPEAFVAPRAPTPGTPSPEALARLRAAAQKAAPEQHRQAQQQQGEQGDKGRFGINSLINRMTGHAEGEAQPRPARQQPPVQTRASAAAPQPQENNDPDQERIEIPAFLRRQAN, encoded by the coding sequence ATGACACTCAACCTTTCAATGCCAGGACAAGATGATCTGAAACCCCGTATCACCGTCTTCGGTGTTGGCGGGGCAGGCGGCAACGCGGTCAACAACATGATCGAAAAGCAGCTGGACGGCGTTGATTTTGTTGTGGCCAACACTGACGCTCAGGCGCTGCAGCAGGCACAGGCCGAAAACCGCGTCCAGCTGGGCATCAAAGTGACCGAAGGTCTGGGCGCGGGCGCCCGTGCCAGCGTCGGCGCTGCCGCTGCCGAAGAGAGCATTGAGCAAATCGTTGACCACCTTGCTGGCGCACATATGTGCTTCATCACTGCTGGCATGGGCGGCGGCACCGGTACTGGTGCGGCTCCGATCATCGCCCAAGCCGCGCGTGAGCTTGGTGTGCTGACCGTTGGTGTCGTGACCAAGCCTTTCCAGTTTGAGGGCGCCAAGCGCATGCGTCAGGCCGAAGAAGGCGTTGAGACGCTGCAAAAGGTCGTCGACACGCTGATCATCATCCCCAACCAGAACCTCTTCCGTCTGGCCAACGAAAAGACCACCTTCACCGAAGCCTTCTCGCTTGCCGATGACGTGCTGTATCAAGGTGTGAAGGGCGTGACCGACCTGATGGTCCGTCCGGGCCTAATCAACCTCGACTTTGCTGACGTTCGCGCCGTGATGGACGAGATGGGCAAGGCGATGATGGGCACAGGCGAGGCTGAGGGCGAAGATCGCGCGATCCAAGCCGCCGAGAAGGCCATCGCCAACCCGCTGCTGGACGAAATCAGCCTGCGCGGCGCCAAGGGTGTTCTCATCAACATCACCGGTGGCCACGACCTCACGCTGTTTGAACTGGACGAAGCGGCCAACCGCATCCGTGAAGAAGTCGACCCCGAAGCAAACATCATCGTTGGCTCCACGCTGGACGAAAGCCTTGGTGGCCTGATGCGCGTCAGCGTTGTCGCCACCGGCATCGACGCCACCGACGTGAACACCGAAATGCCAGTTCCGCGCCGCTCCATGAGCCAGCCGCTGCGCCAGAACGTGTCGGTTGACGATGTTGCACAGGTTTCCGCCGCGCAGGCACCTGTCGCCGCTCCGGTTGCTGCGGAAATGAAGCAGGAAGTTGAGCAAGCCGCTCTGTTCCAAGACCTTCAGCCGACACAGCGTGAGCAAGACCGCTACGAAGAAGAGAGCGTTGTCGAAGATGATGACGGTCTGCCTGCTCCGGCCTACCAGCCCGAAGTTGCCGCATTCGAGCCGCGTCAGGAAGAAACGATCGAAGCCCAGCCTGAAGCCTTCGTTGCACCGCGCGCGCCGACACCCGGCACGCCATCCCCCGAAGCACTGGCCCGTCTGCGCGCCGCTGCCCAAAAGGCCGCCCCTGAGCAGCACCGTCAGGCCCAGCAGCAGCAGGGTGAGCAGGGCGACAAAGGTCGCTTTGGCATCAACTCTTTGATCAACCGGATGACCGGCCACGCCGAAGGCGAAGCACAGCCGCGCCCTGCGCGTCAGCAGCCTCCGGTGCAGACTCGCGCTTCTGCAGCTGCACCGCAGCCGCAAGAAAACAACGATCCCGATCAAGAGCGCATCGAAATCCCCGCGTTCCTGCGCCGTCAGGCCAATTGA
- the lpxC gene encoding UDP-3-O-acyl-N-acetylglucosamine deacetylase, whose translation MQTTIKSAVSFSGTGLHSGLPATVTLRPASAHHGIWFSRSDVAVGDRMIPARWDAVNRSPLCTKLENRTGLAISTVEHLMAAVAGCGIHNLLIEIDGPEVPILDGSSVPFVRGIMQRGLRQLAAPVMAFEVLKTVTVQDGDATATISPADTLRIDFEIDFADAAIGHQHKSLTMNNGAFARELCDSRTFCRQADVDAMQANGLALGGEAGENAVVFDGDAVVSPGGLRHADEPVRHKMLDAVGDLALAGAPLFGHYEGKRAGHSLTNTLLRALFATPDAVRLVTCDAAQAARLPGFGLVWNEIPEVA comes from the coding sequence GTGCAGACAACAATTAAATCAGCAGTAAGCTTTTCTGGCACAGGCCTGCACTCCGGCCTGCCTGCGACTGTCACCTTGCGTCCGGCTTCGGCCCATCATGGTATCTGGTTCTCGCGCAGCGATGTGGCTGTGGGTGACCGCATGATCCCGGCACGGTGGGATGCTGTGAACCGTTCGCCGCTGTGCACCAAGCTGGAAAACCGCACGGGCCTCGCGATCTCTACCGTAGAGCATCTGATGGCCGCCGTTGCGGGCTGCGGCATTCATAACCTGTTGATCGAGATCGACGGTCCAGAAGTGCCGATCCTCGATGGTTCTTCCGTTCCCTTCGTGCGGGGCATCATGCAGCGCGGGCTGCGTCAGCTCGCCGCGCCTGTGATGGCCTTTGAAGTCCTGAAAACCGTGACCGTGCAAGACGGCGATGCGACAGCAACGATTTCCCCCGCCGATACGCTGCGGATCGATTTTGAGATCGATTTCGCCGACGCCGCCATCGGTCACCAGCATAAGTCGCTGACCATGAATAATGGCGCCTTCGCGCGTGAGCTTTGCGACAGCCGTACGTTCTGCCGTCAAGCCGACGTCGATGCGATGCAGGCCAATGGTCTGGCCCTTGGCGGCGAGGCTGGTGAAAACGCCGTTGTGTTCGATGGTGATGCGGTTGTTAGCCCCGGCGGTCTGCGTCACGCGGATGAGCCTGTGCGCCACAAGATGCTCGATGCAGTTGGTGATCTGGCGCTCGCTGGGGCACCGCTTTTTGGCCATTACGAAGGCAAACGCGCAGGTCATTCGCTGACCAATACCCTGCTGCGCGCGCTTTTCGCGACACCGGATGCCGTGCGTCTTGTCACCTGCGATGCGGCGCAAGCGGCGCGTCTCCCCGGCTTCGGTCTGGTTTGGAACGAAATCCCAGAGGTGGCCTGA
- a CDS encoding outer membrane protein assembly factor BamD, protein MTVAGSRKRTISAVLLIATLAACGGGDGRSDGSFFNPQEIPLETYSAEQIFERGEYELTNNNPGEAAFYFAEIERLYPYSEWAKRALIMQAFAYHKDQDYPNSRSAAQRFIDFYPAEDDAAYAQYLLALSYYDQIDEVGRDQGLTFQALQSLRAVIEGYPDSEYARSAILKFDLAFDHLAGKEMEIGRYYLRRDHYTAAINRFRVVVEDFQTTTHTAEALHRLVESYLSLGLDKEAQTAGAILGHNYRGSEWYEDSYKLLTGRGLAPAFYKDNWLGSAYRQTIKGEWL, encoded by the coding sequence ATGACGGTAGCAGGATCGCGCAAGCGGACGATCAGCGCAGTGCTGCTGATCGCGACACTGGCGGCCTGCGGCGGTGGTGACGGACGCTCGGACGGAAGCTTTTTCAACCCGCAGGAAATCCCGCTTGAAACCTACTCAGCCGAGCAGATTTTTGAGCGCGGCGAATACGAGCTGACCAACAACAACCCCGGTGAAGCGGCGTTCTATTTCGCTGAGATCGAGCGCCTGTATCCCTATTCTGAGTGGGCCAAACGCGCGCTGATCATGCAGGCGTTCGCCTATCACAAAGATCAAGACTACCCCAACAGCCGCTCGGCGGCGCAGCGGTTCATTGATTTCTACCCCGCCGAAGATGACGCCGCTTATGCGCAGTATCTTCTGGCGTTGAGCTACTATGACCAGATCGACGAAGTGGGCCGCGATCAGGGTCTGACCTTCCAAGCGCTGCAGTCCCTGCGCGCCGTTATCGAAGGCTACCCGGACAGTGAATATGCCCGCTCTGCGATCCTGAAATTCGACCTCGCCTTTGACCACCTGGCAGGCAAGGAAATGGAGATCGGCCGCTACTACTTGCGCCGCGATCACTATACCGCCGCGATTAATCGCTTCCGCGTTGTGGTGGAGGACTTCCAAACCACGACCCACACCGCCGAAGCGCTGCACCGTCTGGTGGAATCCTACCTTTCGCTTGGTCTGGACAAAGAAGCTCAGACGGCGGGGGCAATTTTGGGCCACAACTACCGTGGCTCGGAATGGTACGAAGACAGCTACAAGCTGCTGACAGGCCGTGGCCTTGCGCCAGCGTTTTACAAAGATAACTGGCTGGGGTCAGCCTATCGCCAGACCATCAAGGGCGAGTGGCTTTAA
- the recN gene encoding DNA repair protein RecN, whose product MLRGLDISDMLIIDRLELGFQPGLNVLTGETGAGKSILLDSLGFVLGWRGRADLVRQGAAQGEVTAWFDLPAGHPAHVVLEEAGLPAGDELILRRINTSDGRKTAWVNDRRCSGEVLRRLSETLVELHGQHDDRGLLNPRGHRAILDDYANNDRAIAGVREAWVALGAARKAAAAAAAERDAIAAEEEFLRHAVAELDKLAPEEGEEATLDTRRRQMQGAEKIRRDVVNAYELMGQGGAETAMGDALRWLDGVADKAEGALEGPLAALNRAMVELDEAMSGVADAIDGMSFDPYELEACEERLFAIRGLARKHDVQPDELAGFADTLRAKLDALDAGEAAQAGLEKAVRDAQVLYDERASALTEKRRKAAVKLDKAVAAELAPLKMERAVFETQLTEDTSGPEGRDAVSFTVATNPGAPAGPLGKIASGGELSRFLLALKVCLTQSQSGLTLIFDEIDRGVGGATADAVGRRLKALAAEGQVLVVTHSPQVAALGAHHWRVAKSVTKGMTTSTVTPLVAEERVDEVARMLAGDTITDAARAAALSLLNGQQGATTS is encoded by the coding sequence ATGCTGCGCGGACTTGATATTTCGGACATGCTGATCATCGATCGGCTGGAGCTTGGCTTCCAGCCGGGGCTGAATGTATTGACCGGTGAAACCGGCGCGGGCAAGTCTATCTTGTTGGACTCATTAGGGTTTGTTCTGGGCTGGCGCGGGCGCGCGGATCTGGTGCGGCAAGGGGCCGCGCAGGGCGAGGTGACCGCTTGGTTCGATTTGCCAGCGGGGCATCCGGCTCATGTGGTGCTCGAAGAAGCGGGGCTGCCTGCGGGGGATGAATTGATCCTGCGCCGGATCAACACCTCTGACGGGCGCAAAACCGCATGGGTCAATGACCGCCGCTGCTCGGGCGAGGTGCTGCGCCGGCTGTCGGAGACGCTGGTGGAACTGCACGGCCAGCACGATGATCGTGGCCTGCTGAACCCCCGCGGCCACCGCGCCATTCTTGATGATTATGCCAACAACGACCGCGCGATTGCGGGCGTGCGTGAGGCTTGGGTGGCTTTAGGTGCCGCACGTAAGGCTGCCGCCGCCGCCGCCGCCGAACGCGACGCCATCGCCGCCGAGGAAGAGTTCCTGCGCCACGCAGTGGCCGAACTCGACAAGTTAGCCCCAGAAGAAGGCGAGGAAGCCACGCTCGACACCCGCCGCCGGCAGATGCAGGGCGCCGAGAAAATCCGCCGCGATGTGGTGAACGCCTATGAACTCATGGGCCAAGGCGGGGCAGAGACCGCAATGGGCGACGCGCTGCGATGGCTCGACGGTGTGGCTGACAAGGCCGAGGGCGCGTTGGAAGGGCCATTGGCGGCGCTCAACCGTGCGATGGTGGAGTTAGACGAAGCGATGTCCGGCGTGGCTGATGCGATCGATGGCATGTCGTTCGATCCATATGAGTTGGAGGCCTGCGAAGAGCGGCTTTTCGCGATCCGGGGGCTGGCCCGCAAACATGATGTGCAGCCCGATGAGCTGGCCGGTTTTGCCGATACACTGCGTGCCAAGCTCGACGCGCTCGACGCGGGCGAGGCGGCACAGGCTGGGCTGGAAAAGGCCGTGCGCGACGCACAGGTGCTTTATGACGAACGCGCCAGCGCTTTGACCGAGAAACGGCGCAAGGCGGCAGTCAAGCTCGACAAAGCCGTGGCGGCAGAGCTTGCCCCGCTCAAGATGGAACGCGCCGTTTTCGAGACGCAGTTGACAGAAGACACCTCCGGTCCCGAAGGGCGCGATGCGGTGTCTTTCACCGTGGCGACCAACCCCGGCGCACCTGCTGGCCCGTTGGGCAAAATCGCCTCGGGCGGGGAACTCAGCCGTTTTCTTCTGGCACTCAAGGTCTGCCTGACCCAGAGCCAATCCGGCCTTACGCTGATCTTTGACGAGATTGACCGTGGGGTGGGGGGGGCCACCGCTGACGCCGTAGGGCGCCGGCTAAAAGCGCTGGCGGCTGAGGGTCAGGTGCTTGTCGTGACCCACTCGCCGCAGGTCGCGGCCCTTGGCGCGCATCACTGGCGTGTGGCCAAGTCGGTCACCAAAGGCATGACCACCTCAACAGTCACGCCCCTTGTCGCCGAGGAACGCGTTGATGAAGTCGCGCGCATGTTGGCAGGCGATACGATCACCGACGCCGCCCGCGCCGCGGCCCTGTCTTTGCTGAACGGGCAACAGGGCGCAACTACTTCTTAA